One window of the Crassaminicella thermophila genome contains the following:
- the hslV gene encoding ATP-dependent protease subunit HslV: protein MFHGTTIVAVKRNNDIAIGGDGQVTFGEKTIIKHTAKKVRKLYRGKVLVGFAGSVADAFTLTEKFEAKLEQHSGHLKRAAVELAQEWRQDKFLKKLEAMMIVIDKESILVISGNGEVIEPDDGVIAIGSGGSYALAAAKALYKNTNMSAKDIVSEALNIASSICVFTNTHISIETL from the coding sequence ATGTTTCACGGTACAACAATTGTAGCTGTAAAAAGGAATAATGATATAGCTATTGGAGGAGATGGGCAGGTTACATTTGGAGAGAAAACTATAATAAAGCATACAGCAAAGAAAGTAAGAAAATTATATAGAGGAAAAGTACTAGTTGGTTTTGCAGGTTCTGTAGCGGATGCATTTACTTTAACAGAAAAATTTGAGGCAAAATTAGAGCAACATAGTGGACATTTAAAACGTGCTGCTGTTGAACTTGCTCAGGAATGGAGACAAGATAAATTTTTAAAAAAATTAGAAGCTATGATGATAGTAATTGATAAAGAAAGTATTTTGGTTATATCAGGTAATGGTGAAGTGATAGAGCCTGATGATGGTGTGATAGCAATAGGATCTGGAGGATCCTATGCTTTGGCAGCAGCAAAAGCTTTATATAAAAATACAAATATGTCTGCAAAAGATATCGTTAGTGAAGCTTTAAATATTGCATCTTCTATATGTGTTTTTACTAATACTCATATATCTATTGAAACCCTTTAA
- a CDS encoding FliH/SctL family protein: protein MSRIVKSSFVKVGDKKEIGIEKVSLEDSLEINEKKHIQEEVSYEDIYKEKMLEIEEVMNKKIEEAETQVQRIISDAYEDAKQIYENAKKDGFLLGKSEGYEAGKKEADVLIKEALDIKKELLKTKENMVKELEKESIELVINVVEKILNTKTEDSYETIIGLVKSGLSKCAYTESLVIRVSPDDYEYAINVKDKILCLVENVDEINIKQDPSLKKGSCVIDTASGSIDSSIETQFNQIKSLFYEILESE, encoded by the coding sequence TTGTCTAGAATTGTTAAATCCTCTTTTGTAAAAGTAGGAGATAAAAAGGAAATAGGAATAGAAAAAGTATCCTTAGAAGATTCGTTAGAAATAAATGAAAAAAAACATATACAAGAGGAAGTTTCTTATGAAGATATTTATAAAGAAAAAATGTTAGAAATCGAAGAAGTAATGAATAAAAAGATAGAAGAGGCTGAAACACAAGTACAAAGAATCATTAGTGATGCTTATGAAGATGCAAAACAAATATATGAAAATGCAAAAAAAGATGGATTTCTATTAGGAAAATCAGAGGGATATGAAGCTGGTAAAAAGGAAGCAGATGTGCTTATAAAAGAAGCTTTAGATATAAAAAAGGAATTGTTAAAAACAAAAGAAAATATGGTAAAAGAATTGGAAAAGGAAAGCATAGAGCTTGTTATTAATGTTGTAGAAAAAATATTAAATACAAAAACTGAAGATTCTTACGAAACGATAATTGGACTTGTAAAATCAGGATTAAGCAAATGTGCTTATACAGAGTCATTGGTTATAAGGGTCAGTCCAGATGATTATGAATATGCAATTAATGTAAAAGATAAAATACTATGCTTAGTAGAAAATGTTGATGAAATAAATATTAAGCAAGACCCATCTCTTAAAAAAGGGAGTTGTGTTATTGATACAGCTTCTGGGAGCATTGATTCAAGCATAGAAACGCAATTTAATCAGATTAAATCTTTATTCTATGAAATATTAGAGAGCGAGTGA
- the flgB gene encoding flagellar basal body rod protein FlgB translates to MNILDKSFKHINILEKSMNASWLRNEVISNNIANVNTPKFKRSIVKFESILAERISNDRIEVKLTHKKHLPLEIDIDDIEPTVIKDRKSKYRKDGNNVNIDVEMANLSKNTIRFNMLSQIVSQNLRKLKLVVKDGR, encoded by the coding sequence ATGAACATTTTAGATAAGTCGTTTAAACATATTAATATACTAGAAAAGTCAATGAATGCTTCTTGGCTTAGAAACGAGGTTATATCTAATAATATAGCTAATGTAAATACCCCAAAATTTAAAAGAAGCATAGTTAAGTTTGAATCTATTTTAGCTGAAAGGATATCTAACGACCGTATAGAAGTTAAATTAACGCACAAAAAACATTTGCCATTAGAAATAGACATTGATGATATAGAGCCAACTGTTATAAAAGATAGAAAAAGCAAGTATAGAAAAGATGGAAACAATGTGAATATTGATGTGGAAATGGCAAATCTATCAAAGAATACAATAAGATTTAATATGTTAAGTCAAATTGTCTCTCAAAATTTGCGAAAACTTAAACTTGTTGTTAAAGATGGGAGGTAG
- the fliI gene encoding flagellar protein export ATPase FliI gives MLSLAKYKYALKNANLIKYSGKVSQVIGLTIESLGPAVKLGELCYIYPLKGTIPIKAEVVGFKNEKVLLMPLGEMDGIGPGSKVIATGDMLTVNVGEELLGRILDGLGNPIDDMGRFNNTKKYSVNNQPPNPLKRKKIEKVLSLGVKAIDGLLTCGVGQRIGIFAGSGVGKSTLMGMIARNTQADVNVIALIGERGREVREFIENDLKEEGLKRSILVVATSDQPALVRMKGALIATAIAEYFRDIGKNVMLLMDSLTRFSMAQREVGLAVGEPPVTKGYTPSVFAALPKLLERSGNSDKGSITALYTVLVDGDDLNEPITDTVRGILDGHIVLSRKLANKNHYPAIDVLASVSRVMPNIVDDEHRKLSDKFKNMLAVYKEAEDIINIGAYVKGSNPKIDNAISMIDELNSYLKQGIHDKFDYNDAVEQMKNIIK, from the coding sequence ATGCTTAGCTTAGCTAAATATAAATATGCACTTAAAAATGCGAATCTGATCAAATATAGCGGGAAAGTTTCTCAAGTTATAGGATTAACAATAGAATCATTAGGACCAGCTGTAAAATTGGGAGAACTTTGCTATATTTATCCGTTGAAAGGTACAATTCCAATAAAAGCTGAAGTTGTTGGATTTAAAAATGAAAAAGTATTACTAATGCCACTTGGCGAAATGGATGGTATAGGACCAGGTAGTAAAGTTATTGCAACAGGGGATATGCTTACTGTAAATGTTGGAGAAGAGTTACTTGGCCGTATACTAGATGGACTAGGAAACCCTATAGATGATATGGGCAGATTTAATAATACAAAAAAATATTCTGTAAACAATCAACCACCTAATCCTCTAAAAAGAAAAAAAATTGAAAAGGTTTTATCATTAGGAGTTAAAGCTATTGATGGATTATTAACCTGTGGTGTAGGACAAAGAATTGGAATATTTGCAGGTAGTGGTGTAGGAAAAAGTACACTGATGGGAATGATTGCTCGAAATACTCAAGCAGATGTAAATGTGATAGCTTTAATTGGGGAGAGAGGAAGAGAGGTTAGAGAATTTATAGAAAATGATCTTAAGGAGGAAGGATTAAAAAGATCTATACTAGTAGTGGCAACTTCTGATCAACCAGCATTAGTAAGAATGAAAGGAGCATTAATTGCAACTGCTATTGCTGAATATTTTAGAGATATTGGAAAAAATGTCATGTTGCTTATGGATTCATTAACGAGATTTTCTATGGCACAAAGAGAAGTTGGGTTAGCAGTTGGGGAACCACCTGTTACAAAGGGGTATACTCCTTCAGTTTTTGCAGCTTTACCGAAGCTACTTGAACGATCTGGAAATTCAGATAAAGGTTCTATTACAGCTTTATATACTGTTCTTGTAGATGGAGATGATTTAAATGAACCTATTACAGATACAGTTAGGGGTATATTAGATGGGCATATTGTTTTATCTAGGAAATTAGCTAATAAGAATCACTATCCTGCTATAGATGTACTTGCAAGTGTTAGTAGAGTAATGCCAAATATTGTAGATGATGAGCATAGAAAACTTTCAGATAAGTTTAAAAACATGCTAGCTGTTTACAAAGAAGCTGAGGACATTATAAACATAGGTGCTTATGTAAAAGGAAGTAATCCTAAAATTGACAATGCAATTAGTATGATAGATGAACTAAACAGTTATTTAAAACAAGGAATCCATGATAAATTTGATTACAATGATGCAGTTGAGCAAATGAAAAATATAATAAAATAG
- the fliE gene encoding flagellar hook-basal body complex protein FliE: MKISNIINTSTNIFNNKGKKEERDFSTFLKDAIKKVNEYELDSQRLNMLSALGQIDNIHEVMIAAEKSEIALQFTIEVKNKVLDAYKEIMRLQV, from the coding sequence ATGAAGATAAGCAATATCATAAACACTTCAACAAATATATTTAATAACAAAGGAAAGAAGGAAGAAAGAGATTTTTCCACTTTTTTGAAAGATGCGATAAAGAAGGTAAACGAATATGAATTAGATTCACAAAGACTTAACATGCTTTCTGCACTTGGACAGATTGATAATATACATGAGGTGATGATAGCCGCTGAAAAATCAGAAATTGCTTTACAGTTTACGATAGAAGTAAAAAATAAAGTTCTAGATGCCTATAAAGAGATAATGAGGTTACAAGTATAA
- the flgC gene encoding flagellar basal body rod protein FlgC, protein MSIFNSINVSASGLTAERLRMDIISKNIANANTTRTSNGTPYRRQVPIFKQANANFSQILENVKRRSKIGGGVEVVAIEEDKTPFKKVYDPGHPDADKDGYVQMPNVDIVSEMINMISATRAYEANVTAMNATKSMAMKALEIGR, encoded by the coding sequence ATGAGTATATTTAACTCAATTAACGTAAGTGCTTCAGGATTAACTGCTGAAAGATTAAGAATGGATATTATATCTAAAAACATCGCAAATGCTAATACAACTAGGACTAGCAATGGTACACCATATCGCCGGCAGGTTCCAATTTTTAAGCAAGCTAATGCTAATTTTTCACAAATATTAGAAAATGTAAAAAGAAGAAGTAAAATTGGAGGTGGTGTTGAGGTTGTTGCTATTGAGGAAGATAAAACACCATTTAAAAAAGTATATGATCCAGGACATCCTGATGCAGATAAAGATGGGTATGTGCAAATGCCTAATGTAGATATTGTTAGTGAAATGATTAATATGATTTCAGCAACAAGAGCTTATGAAGCAAATGTTACAGCTATGAATGCTACAAAAAGCATGGCAATGAAAGCGCTTGAAATAGGTAGATAG
- the fliJ gene encoding flagellar export protein FliJ, with amino-acid sequence MRRFRFRYQNLLEVKEKYEDIIKRKLNEAQIKFEEAKKQLDILEDNKKKYQESINLNVKKGVDIGYLRMHDLFLMNLKREIRKQIEVIEVCKDEVNKCRMELMKASKEKRIFEKLKEKERENFHYIEKKEEDSLIDQLVTFKNYKSN; translated from the coding sequence TTGCGAAGATTTCGCTTTAGATACCAAAATCTACTAGAAGTGAAAGAGAAATATGAAGATATAATAAAAAGAAAGTTAAATGAAGCACAAATTAAATTTGAAGAGGCAAAGAAGCAATTAGATATATTGGAAGATAATAAAAAAAAATATCAGGAAAGTATAAATTTGAATGTAAAAAAAGGCGTAGATATTGGATATTTAAGAATGCATGATTTATTTTTAATGAATTTAAAAAGGGAAATAAGAAAACAGATAGAAGTTATTGAAGTATGTAAAGATGAAGTTAATAAATGTAGAATGGAATTAATGAAAGCGTCTAAAGAAAAACGGATATTTGAAAAGCTTAAGGAAAAAGAAAGAGAAAATTTTCATTATATAGAGAAAAAAGAAGAAGATAGTCTTATAGATCAACTAGTAACTTTTAAGAATTACAAGAGCAATTAG
- the codY gene encoding GTP-sensing pleiotropic transcriptional regulator CodY gives MSTTLLDKTRKLNKILQQSGNVPVSFGELCKTLSDVLDSNVYVASKKGKVLGIHLIDDSENPIITDTDTGNQKFPDEYNEQLLKITDTKYNITGDELLEIFKYDVESVNKLVTIVPINGSGQRLGTLILSRHDKEFVDEDLVLAEYSATIVGMEILRAKSEEIEEEARKKAVVQMAIGTLSYSELEAVEHIFDELEGSEGLLVASKIADRVGITRSVIVNALRKFESAGVIESRSLGMKGTHIKILNDKLIEELEKLKR, from the coding sequence ATGAGTACTACACTATTGGATAAAACAAGAAAGTTGAACAAAATACTTCAACAATCTGGGAACGTACCTGTTTCTTTTGGGGAGTTATGTAAAACTTTAAGTGATGTGTTAGATTCTAATGTATATGTTGCAAGTAAAAAAGGAAAGGTTTTAGGTATTCACTTAATAGATGATTCAGAAAATCCTATTATCACTGATACTGATACTGGGAATCAAAAATTTCCTGATGAATATAATGAGCAATTATTAAAAATTACTGACACAAAATATAATATTACAGGAGATGAGCTACTCGAGATATTTAAATACGATGTTGAAAGTGTAAATAAATTAGTTACAATCGTTCCAATAAATGGAAGTGGGCAGAGATTAGGGACACTAATATTATCTAGACATGACAAAGAGTTTGTAGATGAAGATTTAGTTTTAGCTGAATATAGTGCTACTATTGTAGGGATGGAAATACTTAGAGCAAAAAGTGAAGAAATTGAAGAAGAAGCAAGAAAAAAAGCTGTTGTACAAATGGCTATTGGAACACTTTCTTATTCAGAATTAGAAGCAGTTGAACATATTTTTGATGAACTTGAAGGAAGCGAAGGGTTGTTGGTAGCTAGTAAAATTGCAGATAGAGTTGGAATAACAAGATCTGTTATTGTTAATGCATTAAGAAAGTTTGAAAGTGCAGGTGTTATTGAATCAAGATCACTAGGTATGAAAGGAACACATATTAAGATTTTGAATGATAAGTTAATAGAAGAGCTAGAAAAACTTAAAAGATAA
- the fliG gene encoding flagellar motor switch protein FliG, translated as MVRKMELSGKEKAAVLLISLGPDKSAQIFKHLQEEEIEELTLEIANMRKISPEEKEKVLEEFYQICLAQEYISEGGINYAKEILEKALGAQKAFDIVNKLTASLQVRPFDFVRKADAGQLLNFIQNEHPQTIALILSYLSPQQSGQILSALPQNKQAEVAKRIATMDRTSPEIIKEIENILESKLSSMVTQDYTSAGGIQTIVDLLNSVDRGTEKFIMETLEIEDVELAEEIKKRMFVFEDIAALDSTSIQRFIRDVDNNELAVALKGATEEVQDIIFSNMSKRMAEMIKEDMEFMGPVRLRDVEEAQQKIVNTIRKLEEAGEIVISRGGGDEIIV; from the coding sequence ATGGTGCGTAAAATGGAATTGAGCGGAAAAGAAAAGGCAGCAGTATTATTGATATCCTTAGGGCCAGATAAATCAGCCCAAATTTTTAAGCACCTTCAAGAGGAGGAAATTGAGGAATTAACATTAGAAATTGCAAATATGAGAAAAATTTCACCTGAAGAGAAGGAAAAAGTGTTAGAAGAGTTTTATCAAATTTGCTTAGCTCAAGAATACATTTCTGAAGGAGGCATTAACTATGCAAAAGAAATTTTAGAAAAAGCGTTAGGAGCACAAAAAGCTTTTGATATAGTTAATAAGTTAACTGCTTCTTTACAAGTTAGACCATTCGATTTTGTAAGAAAAGCAGATGCAGGTCAATTGTTAAATTTTATTCAAAATGAACATCCACAAACTATTGCGCTAATACTTTCTTATTTAAGTCCACAACAGTCAGGACAAATATTATCTGCTTTACCACAAAACAAGCAAGCAGAAGTAGCAAAACGTATCGCTACTATGGATAGAACTTCTCCAGAGATAATTAAAGAAATTGAGAACATTTTAGAAAGTAAATTATCTTCTATGGTTACCCAAGATTACACTTCAGCAGGAGGAATACAAACAATTGTTGATTTGCTTAATTCAGTTGATAGAGGAACGGAGAAGTTTATTATGGAAACTCTTGAGATTGAAGATGTTGAATTAGCAGAAGAGATTAAGAAGAGAATGTTTGTATTTGAAGATATTGCTGCATTAGATAGTACATCTATTCAAAGGTTTATACGTGATGTAGATAATAATGAATTAGCTGTAGCATTAAAAGGTGCTACTGAAGAAGTTCAGGACATTATATTTAGCAATATGTCAAAACGAATGGCAGAAATGATCAAGGAAGACATGGAATTTATGGGGCCTGTACGACTAAGAGATGTTGAAGAAGCACAACAGAAAATCGTTAATACTATTAGGAAACTTGAAGAAGCAGGTGAAATTGTTATATCTCGTGGAGGAGGGGATGAAATAATTGTCTAG
- a CDS encoding flagellar hook-length control protein FliK, giving the protein MNPLIISTSQQLNSMQQINNKKNSSEDNNNQSFDDILNKKVEEIKEDGLEKLSNTITNEEKNIQSESIEKKDTSLNDKDARAEDVTEDIINLIAFLYNCINESNKNYKNDECQNDEEFTYEELKVQLLSAIDNASQSISSNKELLGLLNDFKILLEDENIKVQTEDFEIVFSKIKDLLTINKNEATDILPSELPKINLTELNTNDNENKTENIDKSEVFSNIHNKTDSNTENETNMFYNKEKDTKNGFFASKNQKVLISDESIKDVNVQYITQKNIPIMESIKTEITNQNKPNFYNILGQVVEKAQVLIGDRASEMTLQLKPDHLGKLSMKIVVERGIVVANIVAENQAVKEVLESNFNLLKDALNEKGFGIQELNVSVGQDSSFKEQQSFMKFKKKHTGKIALNKAEYEQSIFIGTIDEISDRNSTINHLG; this is encoded by the coding sequence GTGAATCCATTAATAATAAGTACTAGTCAGCAATTGAATAGTATGCAACAAATAAATAATAAAAAGAATTCTTCAGAAGATAATAATAACCAAAGTTTTGATGATATATTGAATAAAAAAGTGGAAGAGATTAAAGAAGATGGATTAGAAAAATTAAGTAATACTATTACAAATGAAGAAAAAAATATTCAAAGTGAGTCAATAGAAAAAAAGGATACAAGCTTAAATGACAAGGATGCCAGAGCAGAAGATGTAACAGAAGATATTATAAACCTAATTGCTTTTTTATATAACTGTATAAATGAATCAAATAAAAATTATAAAAATGATGAATGTCAAAATGATGAAGAATTTACTTATGAAGAACTTAAAGTACAATTATTATCTGCTATAGATAATGCATCTCAAAGTATATCATCGAACAAAGAGCTTCTTGGTTTGCTAAACGATTTTAAAATATTACTTGAAGATGAAAATATTAAAGTACAGACAGAAGATTTTGAAATTGTATTTTCTAAAATTAAAGACTTGTTAACAATAAATAAAAATGAAGCCACAGATATACTACCGAGTGAACTACCAAAAATTAATTTAACAGAACTAAATACTAATGATAATGAAAATAAAACTGAAAATATTGATAAAAGTGAAGTATTTTCAAATATACATAATAAAACGGACTCAAACACAGAAAATGAAACAAATATGTTTTATAATAAAGAAAAAGATACAAAAAATGGATTTTTTGCAAGTAAGAATCAGAAAGTTTTAATCAGTGATGAATCTATTAAAGATGTGAATGTACAATACATCACGCAAAAAAATATACCTATAATGGAAAGCATTAAGACGGAGATAACAAATCAAAATAAGCCGAATTTCTATAATATTTTAGGACAAGTTGTTGAAAAAGCGCAGGTTTTAATAGGTGATAGAGCTTCTGAAATGACACTTCAATTGAAGCCCGATCATTTAGGAAAATTATCTATGAAAATAGTAGTAGAAAGAGGGATTGTTGTTGCAAATATTGTAGCTGAGAATCAAGCTGTAAAGGAAGTTTTAGAATCAAATTTTAATTTATTAAAAGATGCACTGAATGAAAAAGGATTTGGTATTCAGGAGCTTAATGTAAGTGTTGGACAAGATTCTAGCTTTAAGGAACAACAAAGCTTTATGAAATTTAAAAAGAAGCATACAGGGAAAATAGCTTTAAATAAAGCAGAATATGAACAATCAATATTTATAGGAACTATAGATGAAATAAGCGATAGAAATTCAACAATAAATCATTTAGGATAG
- the fliF gene encoding flagellar basal-body MS-ring/collar protein FliF, which produces MGSTLEQMKAQLNEFYKGLNKSQKIKIGISGLLVIISMALLLHFTSKPEYVALFSELTPKDIGEVTAKLDEMGIPWKDDELGTTILVPKEYKNKAKAKLAVAGLPKESFSYDQIINSSSLTMTNEERKKRYLIAQMNALARTIEEIDGIKTAMVNLSVADDTNFLIKDQESKASVFVELEKGANLSKDQVNGIVMLIANGVKGLEPENISVVDNKGKLLNKQLNNDTFDASTQLGLQQQVQRQLQESITQFLTTVYGLGNVAVMVNVKLDFDSEVTDIKEFSPPIKDEMNGLIRSMSDLKEQVTNSNEGGIPGTDSNTDDITQYVENSDSVSKYDKASKTINYELNEINKKLVKAQGQIKDITVAVLINTKVLPNQELTDEHKEEIINLVSASAGLDTKVVEVMAREFDTTLADQIASIKDTTESSRAIGNIPLWSLGVLGALLIGAIGYSIYHLRRRKREMDDILQDPISTIEEEIGEIELEPNEKSGYKKQIDKFVDKNAEVVAQLLKSWINED; this is translated from the coding sequence ATGGGCAGTACGCTAGAACAGATGAAAGCACAACTAAATGAATTTTATAAAGGACTTAATAAATCTCAAAAAATTAAAATTGGTATCAGTGGGCTATTAGTTATAATTAGTATGGCATTATTACTACATTTTACTTCGAAGCCTGAGTATGTAGCTTTGTTTAGTGAGTTAACACCAAAGGATATTGGAGAAGTAACAGCAAAACTTGATGAAATGGGAATACCATGGAAAGATGATGAACTAGGAACAACGATATTAGTACCAAAGGAATACAAGAATAAGGCAAAAGCGAAATTAGCTGTAGCTGGTTTACCAAAGGAAAGTTTTTCTTATGACCAAATTATTAATAGTAGCAGTTTAACAATGACTAATGAGGAAAGAAAAAAAAGATATTTAATTGCACAAATGAATGCTTTAGCTAGAACGATAGAAGAAATTGATGGAATAAAGACAGCAATGGTAAATTTGAGTGTAGCTGATGATACAAATTTTTTGATAAAAGATCAAGAGTCAAAAGCGTCTGTATTTGTTGAATTAGAAAAGGGAGCAAATCTTTCAAAGGATCAGGTAAATGGAATTGTTATGCTTATAGCAAATGGAGTAAAAGGTCTAGAACCTGAAAATATATCAGTAGTTGATAATAAAGGAAAATTGCTTAATAAGCAGTTAAATAACGATACGTTTGATGCGTCTACTCAATTAGGATTACAACAACAAGTACAAAGGCAATTACAAGAGAGTATAACACAATTTCTTACGACTGTTTATGGTCTAGGAAACGTAGCAGTTATGGTTAATGTGAAGCTTGATTTTGATAGTGAAGTTACTGATATTAAGGAATTCTCACCTCCTATTAAGGATGAGATGAATGGACTTATTAGAAGTATGAGTGATCTAAAAGAACAGGTAACTAATAGTAATGAAGGTGGAATTCCTGGAACAGATTCTAATACTGATGATATTACACAGTATGTCGAGAATAGTGACAGTGTGTCTAAGTATGATAAAGCAAGTAAAACTATTAATTACGAATTAAATGAAATTAATAAGAAATTAGTAAAAGCACAAGGACAGATAAAAGATATAACAGTTGCAGTTTTAATTAATACAAAAGTGTTACCAAATCAAGAACTAACAGATGAGCATAAAGAAGAAATTATTAATCTTGTTTCTGCATCAGCTGGTTTAGATACGAAAGTTGTTGAAGTAATGGCAAGAGAATTTGATACAACTTTGGCTGATCAGATTGCAAGTATAAAGGATACTACTGAATCTTCTAGAGCTATTGGCAATATACCATTATGGTCTTTAGGTGTATTAGGTGCCTTGCTTATTGGTGCTATAGGATACAGTATTTATCATTTAAGACGTAGAAAAAGAGAAATGGATGATATATTGCAAGATCCTATTTCAACAATAGAAGAAGAGATAGGAGAAATTGAACTTGAACCAAATGAAAAGTCAGGCTATAAAAAACAAATAGATAAGTTTGTTGATAAAAATGCTGAAGTAGTAGCACAATTATTGAAATCATGGATAAACGAAGATTAG